One genomic segment of Desulfomicrobium sp. ZS1 includes these proteins:
- a CDS encoding TolC family outer membrane protein, whose product MDSILSKAAAENGISLQTAIQSAMDTNPTFLSRKHAYSSSHEAYLKSFGALLPQVNVFASGGYQVIQNETTSYLYDDKQGEGWTNDMRVVMSQLLFDGGVTSSKVEADKFHSQSRKEELFNTAEDVGLTATQYFMEVIRNRALIDLCENNIAEHEKILELTRIRLNSGGGTQVDVNQAEASLEEAKSRLVQARQGLEDAEAGYLKVFGSKADQLAMPERPKQAIPPTVEEGVALAMDNNRALKAARLAINQKENEEKSAKNLHTPKLYAKLAGGHSDNTGGYEHNNHDASAMLQLSFNLYSGGSLSAKIREAKSELSKSVQDAEEVRRKVEEDVRTAYSFHRSTWKLLPILRDLTDENADIVVSYADQFRMGKRSLLDLVSAQKSLFSSQQVYLNAQAAHTFSYYRICMPIATLMNTLGVSVDVPELN is encoded by the coding sequence GTGGACTCCATATTGAGCAAGGCCGCTGCGGAAAACGGGATTTCGCTTCAGACGGCCATTCAGTCCGCCATGGATACCAATCCAACTTTTCTGAGTCGCAAGCATGCGTACTCTTCTTCGCACGAAGCGTATCTGAAATCGTTCGGCGCCCTGCTGCCGCAGGTCAATGTCTTTGCCAGCGGCGGGTATCAGGTCATTCAGAACGAGACGACCAGCTACCTCTATGACGACAAGCAGGGCGAGGGCTGGACCAATGACATGAGGGTGGTCATGTCCCAGTTGCTTTTCGACGGCGGCGTGACCAGTTCCAAGGTGGAGGCGGACAAGTTCCATTCACAGTCCAGGAAAGAAGAGCTTTTCAATACGGCCGAGGACGTCGGGCTGACCGCGACGCAGTATTTCATGGAAGTCATCCGCAACCGGGCCTTGATTGATTTGTGCGAGAACAACATCGCCGAGCATGAAAAAATCCTCGAACTTACCCGCATTCGATTGAATAGCGGCGGCGGAACGCAGGTCGACGTGAACCAGGCCGAGGCTTCTCTTGAAGAGGCGAAATCGAGGCTGGTACAGGCACGGCAGGGCCTTGAGGACGCCGAGGCGGGATACCTGAAGGTTTTCGGCAGCAAGGCGGACCAGTTGGCCATGCCCGAAAGACCGAAGCAGGCGATTCCTCCGACCGTCGAAGAAGGTGTCGCCCTGGCCATGGACAACAATCGCGCCCTCAAAGCCGCGCGCCTGGCCATAAATCAAAAGGAAAATGAGGAGAAATCGGCGAAAAATCTGCACACGCCGAAGTTGTATGCCAAGCTTGCAGGGGGGCATTCCGACAATACAGGAGGATACGAGCACAATAACCATGACGCATCAGCCATGCTGCAACTGTCTTTCAATTTGTACAGCGGCGGCTCCCTCTCGGCCAAGATCAGGGAGGCGAAAAGCGAGCTGTCCAAGTCCGTGCAGGATGCCGAAGAAGTCCGCCGCAAGGTGGAGGAGGATGTGCGGACCGCATACAGCTTCCACCGTTCGACCTGGAAACTGCTGCCGATTTTACGCGACCTGACCGACGAGAATGCCGACATCGTCGTCAGTTACGCGGATCAGTTCCGCATGGGCAAGAGATCCCTTCTTGACCTTGTTTCCGCGCAGAAGAGTCTGTTCAGCTCCCAGCAGGTATATCTGAACGCCCAGGCGGCACATACGTTCTCATATTACCGGATTTGCATGCCCATCGCGACCCTCATGAACACTCTGGGCGTTAGCGTGGATGTTCCTGAGCTGAACTAG
- a CDS encoding calcium-binding protein, translated as MSSSEYGDAPSIASGQVLGTDMADNLIDPASDVDLSSTLHVLGLDGDDTLRGWSGADTLDGGAGIDTADYSASVAGVNVSLRLTGPQVGGGSGNHAQGDELTNIENVNGSSHNDTLAGDSRDNALFGLAGDDTLAGGLGHDFLDGGDGRDSLDGGGGNDTLHGGEGNDVLKAAAGDDALDGGDGDDLLDGGDGMDTLDGGVGNDTLYGLFGNDSIYGGDGDDILLGGTGDDTFDGGAGNDSLYGGNDSGGDFMDGGVGNDTLNGDAGNDSLYGGLDDDILNAGADADVLHGEDGEDRLHGEDGDDTLDGGAGFDFLFGGLGKDLLFGGDGGDIMRGDDGNDMLHGGAGDDDIAGGNDDDVLYGEDGYDTLDGGAGDDTLDGGLGNDVLYGLHGHDSLYGGDGDDALLGGAGDDTLDGGSGRNFLYGADGDDFLRGGEDGDTLNGDDGNDSLHGGGGNDKLYGGNDGDVLYGDTGNDRLDGGAGEDALDGGEGNDVVYGGDGNDVLFGGSGNDYLYAGTGDDTLDGGDGNDFLFGGIGTGKDFLNGGDGRDTLNGGLGHDILHGGGGNDRLYGGVGNDTLDGGFDNDFIRGGDGNDALHGGGGIDSLFGDAGNDILHLNLSTTGLLDSIETILPTHIGRLDGGTGTDTLVLDSHAGSGATLDLSSLVTAGKITGIEHVDITGDPDDANTLTLRASDVLGTTGADTLWVRGDANDSVTTTDSGWTLVGTETGADGQQYNHYSGYAGSTLVNLMIDADIANQNVMHA; from the coding sequence ATGAGCTCCAGCGAATACGGTGACGCCCCTTCAATCGCAAGCGGCCAGGTATTGGGCACCGACATGGCCGACAATCTGATCGATCCGGCGAGTGACGTCGATCTTTCCTCCACCTTACACGTCCTTGGCCTTGACGGCGACGACACCCTGCGCGGCTGGTCCGGGGCCGATACCCTGGACGGCGGCGCGGGCATCGACACGGCGGATTACAGCGCCAGCGTCGCCGGGGTGAACGTGAGTCTGCGCCTGACAGGCCCCCAGGTCGGCGGCGGTTCGGGCAACCACGCGCAGGGCGATGAGCTCACGAATATCGAGAACGTCAACGGTTCCAGCCACAACGATACGCTCGCGGGCGACAGCAGGGATAACGCGCTCTTCGGCCTGGCTGGCGACGACACCCTGGCAGGAGGGCTGGGGCATGATTTCCTGGATGGCGGCGACGGGCGCGACTCTCTGGACGGGGGCGGCGGCAACGACACCCTGCATGGCGGCGAGGGCAACGACGTCCTGAAGGCCGCGGCCGGTGACGACGCCCTTGACGGCGGCGATGGCGACGACCTCCTCGATGGCGGCGACGGCATGGATACCCTTGACGGCGGAGTCGGCAACGACACGCTCTATGGACTCTTCGGTAACGATTCCATCTACGGCGGGGACGGCGACGACATCCTCCTCGGCGGCACCGGTGACGACACCTTCGACGGCGGCGCCGGGAACGACTCCCTCTACGGCGGCAACGACTCCGGCGGCGATTTTATGGACGGCGGCGTCGGCAACGACACCCTGAACGGCGATGCCGGAAATGATTCGCTGTACGGCGGCCTTGACGACGACATCCTCAACGCCGGCGCTGACGCTGACGTCCTGCACGGCGAGGACGGCGAAGACCGTCTGCATGGCGAGGACGGAGACGACACCCTGGACGGCGGCGCGGGATTTGATTTTCTGTTCGGAGGGCTTGGCAAGGATCTGCTTTTCGGCGGGGACGGCGGCGACATCATGCGCGGCGATGACGGCAACGATATGCTGCATGGCGGCGCGGGCGATGACGACATCGCCGGCGGCAACGACGATGACGTCCTGTACGGCGAGGATGGTTACGACACTCTCGACGGCGGCGCGGGTGACGATACCCTCGACGGCGGGCTTGGCAACGACGTTCTGTACGGTCTCCACGGCCACGACTCCCTGTACGGCGGTGACGGCGACGACGCCCTGCTCGGAGGGGCTGGCGACGACACCCTGGACGGGGGATCCGGGCGCAACTTTTTGTATGGCGCCGATGGCGACGATTTTCTGCGCGGCGGCGAGGATGGCGACACCCTGAACGGCGATGACGGAAACGACTCGCTGCATGGCGGCGGCGGAAATGACAAACTCTACGGCGGGAATGACGGCGACGTTCTCTACGGCGATACCGGCAACGATCGCCTGGACGGCGGCGCGGGCGAGGACGCCCTTGACGGCGGCGAAGGCAACGATGTCGTGTACGGCGGCGACGGAAACGACGTCCTGTTCGGCGGTTCCGGCAACGACTACCTGTATGCCGGTACAGGAGACGACACCCTCGACGGGGGTGACGGCAACGACTTTCTCTTCGGCGGCATCGGCACCGGCAAAGACTTCCTCAACGGCGGCGACGGCAGGGATACCCTCAACGGAGGCCTTGGTCACGACATCCTGCACGGCGGTGGCGGAAATGACAGGTTGTATGGCGGCGTCGGCAACGACACCCTGGACGGCGGCTTCGATAACGATTTCATCCGTGGCGGCGACGGCAACGACGCGCTGCATGGCGGCGGTGGCATCGATTCCCTCTTCGGCGATGCCGGGAATGACATCCTGCACCTGAATCTGAGCACGACAGGCCTGCTCGACAGCATCGAGACCATCCTGCCGACGCATATCGGCAGGCTTGACGGCGGAACCGGAACGGACACCCTGGTCCTGGACAGCCATGCCGGGAGCGGGGCGACGCTCGACCTTTCCAGTCTCGTCACGGCAGGAAAGATCACCGGCATCGAGCATGTCGATATCACCGGCGACCCCGATGACGCGAACACCCTGACCCTGAGGGCCTCGGACGTGCTGGGCACGACCGGCGCGGACACCCTCTGGGTGCGCGGCGACGCAAACGACTCCGTGACGACCACGGATTCGGGCTGGACCCTTGTCGGCACCGAGACCGGGGCCGACGGACAGCAGTACAACCACTACTCGGGGTATGCGGGTTCGACCCTGGTCAACCTGATGATCGACGCGGACATAGCCAACCAGAACGTCATGCACGCCTGA
- a CDS encoding hybrid sensor histidine kinase/response regulator: protein MTVCAVLVALACPAMTRADPRVAWISESEQDRAPILSEEPRVLEAVPPSGQSLLALGPYLEVLEDGTRSLNEIEQVAGSPAFRPVLDTSFNLGMADSVWWFRFTLRLDPGQDWYFDPDWAYVRTLDFFSPLQRPGPDGSLWHRTSHRFGMTNSGRLIPLIADGQSHTYYFRVFSERVTFVRPSACERNRCLSENNLRSLAFGAFVAVLAAMIVYNFVIFIYIRDRSYLWYVVFHVALLVYFSNKMWTPFFSYEGQALVAATSINLCAIAMCLFLRDFLETSRFHPAWDRLIVAWAFPTGVLVVLGPLLPSSHMHTMFNLVFNVTVFLMGFGVILSSCFQGRWPGCILLMAWSLVSVLFFIFVATVVGWTSLGYSMGFNLALAAEAVLMSLPLAYRIRQLKLEREASTMAARAKNLFLARMSHEIRTPMAAILGFTDIALRMQCSDQVRQYLLKVKVSAGHLLGLINEILDLAKIEAGRLDVERKSFDLLCLARDVCEIVAPMAEKNGNELLLEADPDLPVHVLGDPMRLRQVLVNLAGNAVKFTKNGEVRIAMGCVPADPGAACAVDAQAFSSGRRRIRFEVSDTGPGISPELMPRLFQAFEQGGGDTASRYGGAGLGLNISSRLVELMGGVIGLSSERGQGSTFWIELDLAMDDKPDLQGPAVPPDLMGRSVLVVDDNPAARQNLALCVTRLGFACEAVSSGQHAVTAMLREPGRFSMVILDWDMPELDGPATLSRLRAMGLPDDVPVLLAALSCHEDPQGRELRDIGAAGLVIKPVTTTGLLDAILTATSAGPSDGDAEASDDRGLFPDQQLDGLRVLLVDDNLFNQEVARSILEDVGAVAAVAFNGLEALQRLEEAKEPYDVVLMDMVMPVMDGLEASRRIRTMEKYRDLPIIAMTANAMKGDREACLAAGMNDHLAKPIDIAEFFAVLRRCVRCEDAGRKRCGFAQAAS from the coding sequence ATGACTGTCTGCGCCGTCCTCGTGGCCCTGGCCTGTCCGGCCATGACCAGGGCCGATCCTCGCGTGGCATGGATTTCAGAGTCAGAACAGGACCGCGCGCCCATCCTGTCCGAGGAACCGCGCGTGCTGGAGGCGGTTCCCCCGTCCGGTCAATCGCTCTTGGCCCTGGGACCCTATCTGGAGGTACTGGAGGACGGAACCCGTAGCCTGAACGAGATCGAACAGGTGGCCGGGTCCCCGGCATTTCGGCCGGTCCTGGATACGTCCTTCAACCTCGGCATGGCGGACTCCGTGTGGTGGTTCCGCTTTACCCTTCGGCTCGACCCCGGTCAGGATTGGTACTTCGACCCCGACTGGGCCTACGTCCGGACCCTGGATTTCTTCTCCCCGTTGCAAAGGCCCGGCCCGGACGGAAGCCTCTGGCATCGCACCTCCCACCGTTTCGGCATGACCAACTCCGGCCGGCTCATCCCGCTCATCGCCGACGGGCAAAGCCATACCTACTACTTCAGGGTCTTCAGCGAGCGCGTGACCTTCGTCAGGCCGTCGGCCTGCGAGCGCAACCGCTGCCTGTCCGAGAACAACCTGCGCAGCCTGGCCTTCGGCGCTTTCGTGGCGGTGCTGGCTGCCATGATCGTCTACAACTTCGTTATTTTCATCTACATCCGGGACAGGTCCTATCTCTGGTACGTCGTGTTCCACGTCGCCTTGCTGGTGTACTTCTCCAACAAGATGTGGACGCCGTTCTTCAGCTACGAAGGACAGGCCCTGGTCGCCGCGACGTCCATCAACCTTTGCGCCATCGCCATGTGCCTGTTTCTGCGCGATTTTCTGGAGACGAGCCGATTCCATCCCGCGTGGGACAGGCTGATCGTGGCGTGGGCCTTTCCAACGGGCGTCCTTGTCGTCCTGGGGCCGCTTTTGCCTTCCTCGCACATGCACACGATGTTCAATCTCGTCTTCAACGTGACGGTGTTCCTGATGGGTTTCGGCGTCATCCTGTCCAGCTGCTTCCAGGGCCGTTGGCCCGGATGCATTCTGCTTATGGCCTGGAGCCTGGTTTCGGTGCTCTTCTTCATCTTCGTCGCCACGGTCGTGGGATGGACCAGCCTGGGCTATTCCATGGGCTTCAATCTGGCCCTGGCCGCCGAGGCCGTGCTCATGTCCCTGCCCCTGGCCTACCGCATAAGGCAACTCAAGCTGGAGCGCGAAGCCTCGACCATGGCCGCCCGGGCCAAGAACCTTTTTCTGGCCCGCATGAGCCATGAGATACGCACGCCCATGGCCGCCATCCTGGGCTTCACCGACATCGCCCTGCGCATGCAGTGCAGCGATCAGGTCCGGCAGTACCTTCTTAAAGTCAAGGTCTCGGCCGGACACTTGCTGGGACTGATCAACGAGATTTTGGATTTGGCCAAGATCGAGGCGGGCAGGCTGGATGTGGAACGCAAGTCCTTTGATCTGCTCTGCCTGGCGCGGGACGTGTGCGAAATCGTCGCGCCCATGGCCGAGAAAAACGGCAACGAGCTGCTGCTCGAAGCGGATCCGGACCTGCCCGTCCACGTGCTCGGAGACCCCATGCGGCTGCGGCAGGTGCTGGTGAATCTTGCCGGAAACGCCGTCAAATTCACCAAGAACGGTGAAGTCCGCATTGCCATGGGTTGCGTTCCGGCTGACCCCGGCGCCGCGTGCGCAGTGGACGCGCAAGCGTTTTCATCAGGCAGACGGCGGATTCGCTTCGAGGTTTCCGATACCGGCCCGGGCATCTCCCCCGAACTCATGCCCCGTTTGTTTCAGGCTTTCGAACAGGGCGGCGGAGACACGGCCAGCAGATACGGTGGAGCCGGGCTTGGGCTGAACATCAGTTCCAGGCTGGTCGAGCTGATGGGCGGGGTGATCGGGTTGTCGAGCGAGCGAGGACAGGGTTCGACCTTTTGGATCGAACTGGACCTGGCCATGGATGACAAGCCGGATTTGCAGGGGCCCGCGGTGCCCCCCGATCTGATGGGGCGGTCTGTTCTCGTGGTCGACGACAATCCCGCCGCCCGGCAGAATCTGGCCCTTTGCGTGACCCGCCTGGGCTTCGCCTGCGAGGCCGTAAGCTCCGGACAGCACGCCGTGACGGCCATGCTCCGCGAGCCCGGTCGATTCTCCATGGTCATTCTCGACTGGGACATGCCCGAACTCGACGGGCCGGCAACCCTGAGCAGGCTCCGGGCCATGGGCCTGCCTGATGACGTGCCGGTTCTGCTCGCGGCGCTCTCGTGCCACGAAGACCCTCAAGGGCGGGAGCTTCGAGACATCGGAGCAGCGGGCCTGGTGATCAAGCCGGTCACGACGACCGGCCTTCTCGATGCGATTCTGACGGCCACGAGCGCAGGCCCAAGCGACGGCGACGCAGAGGCCTCGGATGATCGAGGCCTCTTTCCGGATCAGCAGCTCGACGGTCTTCGCGTGCTTCTGGTCGACGACAACCTTTTCAATCAGGAAGTGGCGCGTTCCATCCTCGAAGACGTCGGCGCGGTTGCGGCGGTGGCCTTCAACGGACTTGAGGCGTTGCAGCGCCTGGAGGAGGCGAAGGAACCGTATGACGTTGTGCTGATGGACATGGTCATGCCGGTCATGGATGGGCTGGAAGCCAGTCGCCGCATCCGGACCATGGAGAAGTACAGGGATTTACCCATCATCGCCATGACCGCCAATGCCATGAAGGGTGATCGAGAGGCTTGTCTGGCTGCCGGAATGAACGATCATCTGGCCAAGCCCATAGACATCGCTGAATTTTTCGCGGTTTTGCGGCGTTGCGTCCGATGTGAAGACGCCGGTCGCAAGCGCTGCGGTTTTGCGCAGGCTGCCTCGTGA
- a CDS encoding tetratricopeptide repeat protein, which translates to MNSDHSAKLDDRISNLRDRVAAHPLDGVAWQHLGFALHQSGSHEDAVRSFERAVAVKASARVQALPHALSLSALHRHDEAIALLEPLRARKPKDFDLANLMGVMLKRAGRFEQALGMFELARKLRPRLVSAWVNMGNVHEAMGNFQAAADAFGQAARLEPRNAELWRLQGASLFRQGRTEPALQALGRAASLAPGDPASFRTHVQVLAKLGRHDEVAAAIECFRAARPGDPEPAIMLARIRHNEGRIDEARKLLAEVLTADPGHLSANLLLAQTCGDGTAESSRRMANDALRRALAANPDAWQAAERLVDSLSRSRYGSEAEHLEAAYAVACDLQDRHPERRLETARTLRTVFTRLLDMERMAATGRLGEILPVWQAQGKIAAVHYELGQVQSMADRVELVEWHRQWGRGVIGGVRPVTHSAVPAVASRRKLRVGFMSSDLRNHPVGYFAYPLLSRYDRDRFDVYCYSFYEGSPSPAQAQIGKQVTGYRWWPGRASEQVAEGIAADGLDILFELGGSTAMNKLDVMAYRPARIGASWLGYPHSAGLETIDYIVVDPYILPPDPRLLIERPFELPETWVVVGRNNFSDVAIEGGLPEDRRGRLTFGTANNPYKITEACLDCWAAVLRRVPGSHFLFLRPEAATPSFKANARAAFAARNVDPGRLDFIGVRGTHLQHYNEIDIALDSLPHVGGTTTCEALWMGVPTISLVGPGFPERLSYSNLSNAGLGDLAVFSTDDYVEQAARLAEDRTRRLALRHGLRDMIAANPLGQADRFVHNFYRKIEEVVLS; encoded by the coding sequence ATGAATTCCGACCACAGCGCCAAGCTCGATGACAGGATCAGCAACTTGCGTGACCGAGTTGCTGCTCATCCCCTGGATGGGGTGGCCTGGCAGCATCTTGGGTTTGCGCTGCATCAATCCGGCAGTCACGAGGACGCGGTGCGGTCCTTTGAACGGGCCGTTGCCGTCAAGGCTTCGGCGCGGGTCCAGGCCTTGCCCCACGCCTTGTCTTTGAGCGCCCTGCACCGGCATGACGAGGCCATTGCCCTGCTTGAGCCTCTGCGGGCCAGGAAGCCAAAGGATTTCGATCTCGCCAACCTGATGGGGGTGATGCTGAAGCGGGCCGGTCGGTTCGAGCAGGCGCTCGGCATGTTCGAGCTGGCGCGGAAACTTCGCCCGCGCCTGGTCTCCGCCTGGGTGAACATGGGTAATGTCCACGAAGCCATGGGCAATTTCCAGGCCGCGGCCGACGCGTTCGGGCAAGCCGCGCGCCTGGAGCCGCGCAATGCGGAATTATGGCGCTTGCAGGGGGCCTCGCTTTTCCGCCAGGGCCGGACCGAACCCGCCTTGCAGGCTCTGGGCAGGGCCGCGAGCCTTGCCCCGGGCGATCCCGCTTCGTTCAGGACGCATGTTCAGGTGCTGGCAAAGCTGGGCAGGCACGATGAAGTCGCCGCGGCCATCGAATGTTTCCGGGCCGCGCGTCCGGGCGATCCGGAACCCGCGATCATGCTCGCCAGGATCCGGCATAACGAGGGGCGCATCGACGAGGCCAGGAAGCTGCTTGCCGAAGTCCTGACTGCCGATCCTGGCCATCTGTCGGCCAATCTGCTTCTGGCGCAGACCTGCGGCGACGGGACCGCCGAAAGCAGCCGCCGCATGGCCAACGACGCCTTGCGGCGCGCCCTGGCCGCCAACCCCGATGCATGGCAGGCCGCCGAAAGGCTCGTCGACAGCCTTTCGCGCAGCCGCTACGGGAGCGAGGCGGAGCATCTGGAAGCCGCCTACGCCGTCGCCTGCGACCTGCAGGACAGGCACCCCGAGAGACGGCTCGAGACCGCACGCACGCTGCGCACGGTTTTCACACGTTTGCTGGACATGGAGCGCATGGCGGCCACTGGCCGGCTCGGCGAGATTCTGCCGGTCTGGCAGGCGCAAGGCAAGATCGCGGCGGTGCATTACGAGCTTGGCCAGGTCCAAAGCATGGCGGACAGGGTTGAACTCGTGGAGTGGCACCGGCAGTGGGGACGCGGGGTCATCGGCGGGGTCAGGCCCGTCACGCACTCGGCCGTGCCCGCCGTGGCTTCACGGCGCAAGCTGCGCGTCGGCTTCATGTCCAGCGACCTGCGCAACCATCCTGTCGGCTATTTCGCCTATCCGCTGCTGTCACGCTACGACCGGGACCGGTTCGACGTCTATTGCTACTCCTTTTACGAGGGATCGCCCTCGCCCGCGCAAGCCCAGATTGGAAAACAGGTGACGGGCTACCGCTGGTGGCCGGGGCGCGCCAGCGAGCAGGTGGCCGAGGGCATCGCCGCGGACGGTCTCGACATCCTTTTCGAGCTGGGCGGCTCCACGGCCATGAACAAGCTCGACGTCATGGCCTACCGTCCGGCCCGCATCGGGGCGAGCTGGCTGGGCTATCCCCATTCCGCCGGCCTGGAGACCATCGATTACATCGTGGTGGACCCGTACATCCTCCCGCCCGATCCGCGCCTGCTCATCGAGCGGCCCTTCGAGCTGCCCGAAACCTGGGTCGTGGTGGGGCGCAACAACTTCTCCGACGTTGCCATCGAGGGCGGGCTTCCCGAGGACCGGCGCGGCCGCCTGACCTTCGGCACGGCCAACAATCCCTACAAGATCACCGAGGCCTGTCTCGACTGCTGGGCCGCTGTGCTGCGCCGCGTGCCTGGCTCGCATTTCCTCTTCCTGCGGCCCGAAGCCGCGACGCCGAGCTTCAAGGCCAACGCGCGGGCAGCCTTCGCGGCCCGCAACGTGGACCCGGGGCGCCTCGATTTCATCGGCGTGCGCGGAACGCATTTGCAGCATTACAATGAAATCGACATCGCTCTGGACAGCCTGCCCCACGTGGGTGGCACCACGACCTGCGAGGCCCTGTGGATGGGCGTGCCCACGATCAGCCTGGTCGGTCCGGGATTTCCGGAGCGCCTGTCCTATTCAAACCTTTCCAACGCCGGACTCGGCGACCTGGCCGTGTTCAGCACCGACGATTACGTGGAACAGGCGGCAAGGCTGGCCGAGGACCGGACCCGGCGGCTGGCCCTGCGCCATGGCTTGCGCGACATGATCGCGGCCAACCCGCTGGGGCAGGCCGACCGCTTTGTCCACAATTTTTATCGCAAGATCGAGGAGGTGGTCCTGTCGTGA